In Sphingobacterium sp. R2, the genomic stretch GTCGAAAAGATCAAAACCAATACAACCTTCGATCAGCAGAACCTGGATTCGGATATCAACATCTTGACAACAAAAATTGAAGAGAAGCGTCTGCAGATCAGCTCCAGCAATAATACCAAGATACCATTTTTAGAAAGCAAGATCGTAGCACTGAAGCAAAAGATTAGGGAGCTTGAAGTGGAGTTTGTAAAACCCAGTGTCAATAAACCTGTGATGGCCATACTGATAGCAACTACATTGCTGCTTGCCCTCTATATCTTTGTATTCTATTCTTCGGTAGCCTACATCTTTGTTTTTTCGAAAGAAGATATCAATAAAATGATTTTGATGGGAGCTGCCAATATTGAATCACCTGAAGTATTCAATCCACATGCGATCTCCAAAATAGGGCAGAAGGGATTGGGTGGTATACTATTCCTTTTTCTTTTTGTCGCCATTCCCTTGGCATTAGGGATGTATAAAGTGTTTAAAGACCTATTTGATTCAAAAGAAAAAGTAGAAACATCCAATAGGAGTATCTGGCAGAAAATTAAAGGTGGCTTTATTGACAACTTGGGAATTATTCTCATCGTCGTTGTCGATATTTTTATTGCTTTTAAGGTATCAAAAAACATCAATGACATCGAGCTGTTGACCAATCAGACAGACCAGCATCTTACCTTGTCAACCGTATTCCGGGACAGTAATTTTTGGCTGGTATTTATACTCGGAGCTTTGGGCGTTTTTCTATTTGGTTTCTTCTTTGAAAAACTATTGGCTCAGATCAACGAGCGTAATCTGTCCTTCCAACAACAGAAAACCAAACATATCGTACAGAGCCATCAGGCTGAAATCGAAGAATACCAAGAGCAGATCAATACGATCCAGCTCGATAACGATGCATTGCAGTCAGAACTCTTTGCATTGCAGGTCAACAAAGAAGAGAAGATAACACAGGTGCAGCAGCTGCCCATTCAACAGAACGAGCGAGTAGGAAGCTTACAGCATCAATTATTGACCTTCAAAGAGCGCATTAGCAATATCGGACAGATTTATAAGAGCCAGATTGACAATGATAAGTTGCCTATTTCCAAAGCCGAGATGGAAAATAGGGTCAATATCTATATGGAAGGATGGAGCAAATATTTATATGAAGTATACGCCATTCTTAAAGCCGAAAATAAAACCCGTGAAGCCGTAGGGGAATGTGAGGCTTGGTTGTCGAATCTAGGATTGCAATCTGATATCAAACATGAACTTTTAGAAGACCTTACAGCTTTTAACAACTAATCCATCACCCAATGAAAGTAACTAACATCTTGCCATTAGCCATTTTACCATTTTTTGTTGCTTGTATGAATGACGGTTCCTCCAAAGAGGAGGAGCTGCCCAATAATCAAGTGACGCTCAAAGACTATAATATTATTATTGCTCCAGATCTCTCCAACCGGATCAATATGGCGCTTTATCCCAAACCGATCCATGACACGGTTCTGATCAGCAGTTTAATTGGCCATAGCAGTGATCTGCTGACTTTGAATACCCGTCGTTCAGGGCAAGCCGATATTTATAAAATTGACTTTATCAACCGAGGGATATTGAACGGAACATCATTTGAGCCTAAGAAAATGACCATTGATTTTAATCGATTTGAAAACAACCAAATGGATCGGGTCAAATACATTCGCCAAGGATTGAAAGCTGACGAACAGCAGTTTTCTGACGAAGTGAAACGGGTATACGACTATTCCTTAAAAAATCAGACGGGCGCCGATGTCTGGAATTACTTCAATGAAACAGTAAAAGTCTCCCTGGTAGATGCTTCCCCAAAGCGCATACAAAGTGATAACAATATACTTGTTGACAAAAAAAACAACAATGTCGTTTTGCTTTTGACTGATGGTTACCTTGAGAATGCCAATAAGGGAAAGGGCTATCGCTTAGACCCTGCATTAATTGCTAAGATCCGCCAGGACTTTAAAGCAAGTAGAAAATCTGATCTGGCTGCATTTATTAAAGCTGATTCGGCCTATGCGCTTAATAAGACAGATTTCAACTTAAAAGATGTCAATATATTTATTGCTGAGTTAGTTGATCGATCTCTGGATAAATATGGTGTTGCAAAGGAACAGCCGACAGATTTTCAGATTATTAAGGTTGTTTGGGAAAAATGGCTGAAAGATAGCGGTTCGCCCAATGTCAAAGTTGTTCAGGCTGTCAATACCAAACAGGAGTTTTACCAAGAGTTTGAACAGTTTCTTAAAACACTATAGGCCACATGAAAAAATGGGTAAATATAATGATCAAACTGGGCGTAATTGCCCTGTTCTTTCTAATTGTGTTTTTGATGAGCTGTTCACATGCCGAACGCACGTTTAGATCGGTAGGTTTTTTGGAGAAGACCAATCTTCCGTATATTGAGGAGGTCAGGGTTTACAAAGTTGTAGACGGCGACACATTTTGGGTTAGGAACCGTCAGGGGAATAAAGTGAAAATTAGACTGATCGGTATAGATGCACCTGAGGATAGAAACGCCTTCCATAAAAAGAAACATCCATTTGGAATCGTCTCCAAAAGGTATCTAGACAGTTTGATTCTCGATAAGAATATTCGGTTGGAATATGATGTGGATTCACTTGATCGTTACGGGAGGACTTTGGCTTATGCTTATCTTCATGATGTTTTTGTCAACGAGAATATGATCAAGAATGGCTATGCTTTATTGATGACAGTACCACCCAATGTAAGGTATGCTTCACAGCTTGTAGAAGGACAAAACCATGCAAGATTAAATCGATTAGGACTTTGGAATTCAGACGCTGTACATAACTTGTATTAATACACTTCGACTGAAGATATAATTTAAACGCCTGTTCTCATATTGGATAGGCGTTAATATAAATCTTAAGTGATTGTATTTTTTGATGACTCAAGATCCTATCTGACATTTTAATTTTTTAATCATAATGCAGGGGCTTTCTATTTGAGCTCTAAAAGTTTTGTTAACCTCTATCGATGCTTTTAATAAAATTGTGCAAATAGGATAGGATGTTTGTTTTGCCTACAGGGTTTTGCGAGTGAGATAATACCTGAGGCAAAACCGGATGTTCCTGCAATAATTAAATCAAAAATATACTTCACAGCATCCTAACCCGACTACGCTTCTGTGCTGTCAACATTTAATCCCAGATCATGATCAAAAGAGATGATTGACAGAATCCCGTTTTTTGATATGTAAGCCACAAAATCTTGATAATTACGAATAACGATTCAATTAGTTAGTCAATATGGGACTATTCTTCCTTCGGCATATAGTAAGTCAGATCCGATGGTATTCTGATATCATCCAAAAATACATCTTTAACTTACACACTTTACGATACAGTGTTTATTTTGATAAAAGAGACTTCAATGCATAATCTATACTATTATTTTATAATATATCATACTTAATGTTACTGAAATGAAATTCCCTAGTAAATAATAGTCATTATAGTCTTTCTCTTCCTTTCTTCCTTCCTCCGTTTTTTCATTGTCAGGACTTTTTAATCTCGTGCCGAGTTTTAGGGCGCCGAATAAAGTTAGACTATGTGGAAATCCGGCGATTAGGCTATAGGTGAGGAATGCCCTTTCCAATAGACCTTTTAAGATAGATTTTATATCAATTAGATTGTTTTTTTTATTTTTGGGAGCAATAACCCAAAATATAAAGGTTATGAAAATTTCGATGGTGATTATTAGTAATATTTTACAAACAGTATTCATAATTTAAGTTTTTAGCTACATTTAATATTTCTTTAACGGCGAAGTATGATGATATATTTAATGTTTTCTCTCTTTTCCATATTAATGATCTATTTTTATTAAGATGTTCAGCCACTATCTTATAATCATAATTTTTCAAAAAGCTTGATATTAGCTGATAATCTTTCTCTAATTTCCATTTATCAACGATGTTTTGATAAATTTCAAATGAATTGTTGATTATTGTATTACAATTTGCATTATCTATGTCTATGTAAAACCTTTCTTCTTTTGATTTATTATTGTTTAATAGTTTCCTGGCTTTTGTTAAACCTTTACCAAGCATTTCGAACGCTATGTGATTATTTATATTTGTTTCTATCTCACCATATATCAATACATAGCGTAGTTTTAGTGAAAAATTATTATTTATAATAAATTCTTCGAGATCAATAATAACATCGATAGAACTTTTTAAATTTGCTATAATGCCTTGAAACTCATCTCCCAATGTTATTGTTAAAGGCGAAATCAAATGATCAATATATTTTTTATTAATGTAAGAAGTACATTGTTTGAATCGCTCAATTAGAAGTTCCTGATTATGATTGCTACTTCCAATAATATCACTCATTAAAATAAACTGTTTCATTATTTGTGAAATAAATATGTTTGTTTCAAATATAATGAAATAAATGTGTTTGTTTCATATTTTAGAGGATAAATAATAATGCACAATTTACTTTTGTCAAGTTCCCGTTATCCCATTCACAAAAGTATCCACAAACCCAAGAATCTTATTTAAGATACGATCACCAATCGCTTTGGATTTTAGAACGCTAGGTCTTCGGTCGTCACGAAGAGAAAGAACTTCTTTACGAAGTGACTCACGCTCTGTGAAAAGGTAGTTCTCAATTAGCCTTTCGGTATCTTCTTTTAAGAGTTTCTCAGTTTTGATTAAGTTTTGCAATGCGCTTTCTTGTTCTATATTCCAGAATTTTTTAAACTCATCCGGAATAGTGTCGCTATCCTCTATATGCGGTAGGTTTTATTTAAACGCAAAATGGCACTAACAAATAGATGGTATAATTAGCTTAGTTATAGATATGAACTTAATAATCTTTTATTTCTGTGCTATAGCTTCAATACATTGCTCCCTTATTTCCCAAAGCTCATCTAAAGTGTATGGAATCTTATTGATCTCGATCCAGCGTAGTAAGTAATTTCTGTGATATTGCACTTTAAATTCATTAATTTGGTCAGGGGTGATTTCGATTTCCTCTAAAAGATCCAGCTCAAATTCGTGTACATTTACACCAATTCCAGTAAAGTCCAAGATGTGATTATTATTTCTCAGATAATTGTGAGCTTCTGGAATATATTTTAAATCATAGTTGGATAGAAGGCCTTTTATCGCAGGAGTATTTTTACTATTTATGGTAAAAATGCCTAATACAAGCCTCAGGCTGCTTTCCCCATTTTCATCGGCTAATCTTTTCAATAGCGCATGTTTTGTACTGCAAGTTCCGCATAACTCATCAAACACGATCAGTTCATTGCTTTTATTATTACGTCTATAATCGAGTTTTTCCACCCATTTACAAGCTTCAGCAAAGTTGCTTATAGCTAAATTGATGAATGATCTCGAATCATTCCATTCATGCCTAAAATTTCAAAATAAGGTGCTCCCATTCGTTTATCGATTGATATATGTTGATGATCTTTCATGATTGGTGACATTAAATTGATAGCCTAATTTAAATAAATTTGCGGCAAAATATCGTCTGTCGGTAATTGCTCTAGCGCAAACTCACGTATTTCCGTACTGCTTCAGGCATTAATTAATAAAAACTGCTCATTAGGGATGAGTTTAACATCATTTTTAGGGGTTGTATTCGTACCTGCTTTGTAAAGCCTTCGGATTTCGAAAGATAGGATTCGATTGTTGACTATTCTCTGAACAGTTTTTTCCCGTTAAGAGACTGAACATGTTAAGCTGGGTGTCTGTACATTAGCTATTGATGATTCGAACGTGGTTCGAATCTGATACGAATCAGACTTACCTTCCTATTCCCGCCATTCACCGAGTTTTCCTGATCGTTGGTCTAAAGCAAGTAGGCTAGGGGCCTATTGTGTTGTAGTTTTGAGTCAACAAATAAGAATAACAGAACTAACACAATAAATAAAGACATTATGAACCATCATGAGTGCTTAAATATGGCACTTATGATAGCTTTATCACCAATCAAAAAACAAATCATTTCGATAAAAAACGCTAGTAAAAACATTCGCAGCAGCAGCCCTAATCGCAGTATCAACTTTCGCTATGGCAGCTGAAGGACCAAGAGCAAAAGCAACAAAAGCAAACGTTAACCTTTCAACAGCAGACTTGGCTTTGGATCACTATGTCGCAGTAAAGACGGAGGGCGAATCAACAGGCGTAGAGCAATTATTCGCTGAAGATTTTAATCAAAAGATCCAAGCTACAAATGCACAAACCCACGGCCGTGAAGCTTTAATTAAACTATTGAAAAAGCAAAAAGGCGAAAAACTGAACTGTACAGTAAGCACTGATATCATCGAGAAATCGTCAGACTATATGGTGGCTAAAGTAACCTTGAAATTTGAAAACTTCACCAAAACAGATTTAGTTACTTTGGAACGAGCAGGCAATGATTGGAAAGTATCTAAATCAATTAATTCGTATAAGTAGTATTCAATAACTGGTGGTTTGCCAATAATTAAAGACAAACCATTAGTGAATCATATGTTTATTAAGGCCACGTCGGCAGATGTGGCTTTTTTACGTCAAAAAGGATTGACGTCAATTAGATGCTTTACCTCAACTTTTGTATGTAAAGTAGTTTTTTACTCTCTTTGATATTTTATCAGTAATTATATTTTCTTGTCGTTATTTGATGCAATGGATAACTATTGTGAAATTATTTATGTGTTGAAGCTTAATTTACTTCGGTTTAAACACTTTTGTGTAGTTAATTTCTCTTTATGTTGTTTTTTATCTAATATGTAGTATGTTTGCTTTCAGTGTAGGTTGTTTTAATTAAATATAATTTATAGTAATTTTATTAAAATAGAATAATATATATGAAAAGTAATGTAAAGTATTTTATTATTTATGCTATGGCGTCTCTTCTACTGCTTACCGCCTGTAAAAAGGAAAATGGTGTTGTGAAGCCACCAGTAGATCCACCAATAGAGATGAATGATTTGAAGTTGAAGCTTGATTCAAAAGAGATGCTTGATTTTCAAAAAATCACCTCCTCAAGTTTAGCGTCTTCTCTGGCGGAATCAGAAATAAAAAAGTACTTTGGTGATCGTGTTGATCTGTCAATACCTAAAGAAATTATCGTTGAAAAGGACTCCACAATCCTCATTAAACAATATGGTATTACAGAGCGCTACAAGTCAAAATGGGAGAAGGATGATCTTTATCTCCAGGATAGCGACGAATCATCGTGGAAGCTAATCGGTGCGAAAAAGAACAAAACAGATTTTGTGCTCAGCATGAGCTTTTATTCAAAGAAAAGTATTACTCAGTCATCACAGAATTTTTTGATAGGGCAAGAATATAATCTAAAATCTTATGATCACCTGTTGTCTAAAAATGCTGAGAATACAGATTTTATTTGGCTGAAAATTGACTTACTATATAATACTACCAAATAATGATTAAATACATCACACTACTTCTCTTTTTAGGAACCGGATTTCCAAAGATTGCCTTGGGTCAAGACCAGAAGTCAACCGTCATAACGGTTAAATCACCTGAAGAATTATATGTCGGAGCAGTATTAGAACAGCATACAATCAATTCTCCGATTCCCCCGGTTCTGAATGTCATATTAGATAATATTATCGTCAATTTTGGTGGCTTAAATGTTAAGAGTAAAGTCATAAAAACCGAAAAGACATCATTTTACAAAGCAATTGAAGAGGCTCTACAAGGGAAACGCTCGGATAACAGGCGCTTTTCATTTGATATAAAAGAATTGAATGGCTACAATGATGTTTCTTTTTATTTTGGACAGCAGATTGATCTGGCAAGTTGGTTCTCCATCACCGAAACGGCAAAGAAACCACGGACATTACTGGCTATAAATATGGAAAAGATTGCTTTTACAGTGGATATGGACTTACCTGCCGAAGGGACTTTTAACACAAATAAAGAGCTTCTCAATAAATACGATATAAATGACCTCATTTATATCAATACACTTTCTTTCGGAAGAAAAGCCGTTGTTATCGTCGAATCGGACTTAGCTAGTACGTTGGTCAAAGAAGCGTTATCCGCTCAGCTTAAAGGGAACAAGCTTGCTGATAAACAAAGAGCTGTTCTCGCAAACTGCAATTATCATGTTGCTTTCCTTGGAGGGCGGCACACTGATTTAGATTTCAGTGCCGGACCACTATTGCAGCAACTAATAAATTATATTGATACAACGTTGGATGTAAACAATTACGGAGATCCTATCTCTTATAAGGCCGCTTATTTAAAGAATCACCAAATTTTTTATAATTCATATTAATCATTTTTTTGTTTCTTATTTAACCTATTTTTTAATCATGAAAGTTTTCAGAACCTTTTGTGGTGCACTTATATTTTTCATAATTGCATCATGCAACAAGGATAATCTATCCATTCATACCGAGAATAGTAAGGTGCCGAATGCGAGTGTACGCAAGCCATATCAAATCAAAATAGACTCGTCATATGCTTATCAAGGCGATTCTTTATATAAAGTTATGGCACGGGAATACAGTAGCCGTTCTGAATCAAATGTTAAAAATAACCAAAGTAACACTCTTTTTGTAAAGAAAGCGACTATAGCAGGGATGACACCTGAGGACGAAGCTTTTTTCTCAAAAAGACATACGGTAAAAAGTACTGAAGCGATGTTGTATCAGGGAAAAAATTTTATTTTTCCAGGGGCGATTTTGGAAGGGAATAGTATATCCAAACAGGTCTATAATCCTATTTTCCTAGCGAATAGAACACCGATAACAGTTTCAATGAGCTTGACTCACACTACCCCTAAGCCGACAAGCCGCATCATTACAAATCCGACATACTCTAAGCTGGATGATTACGTCAAAGAAATGGCTGTTGGTGGAAGTTTTAATCAGAACGAAAAATTTATGTTTCAATATAGGCGTTTTACTTTTTATGATGAGATCAAAGAGGCATTTGGTACCGACGTCAATACACAAAGATTGTTCTCCTCGAAGAGTGAGAACAGCACTACGGAATCTCACAAAATATTGCAGTCTACCGGACTTTATGTGAAATTCTTTCAGGGTAGTTTCACCGTAAATATGGATATAGCACCACTAGCAGATCAGCCAATCCAAGGTACTTCTGGTGAACCACCTGTTTATGTCAACTCAGTTACTTATGGCAGAATGGGAATACTAGTTATCGAAACAGATAAGGAGTATCAGTTTGCCGAAACGTGTATAAGAAAAGAATTTGACAGAATCTTCTATAACAAAACAGAAACTTTAACAACAGAGGAAAGGAAATTTTTTGACGAGACATCGTTTAAAGTCCTTATTATGGGAGCGGATAGCGATTATACGGTACAGACTTTTAAAGGGTATTCTTATTTTCTGAATTTGATCTATAACTCAAAGTTTACCGAAACAAGTTTTGGTGTTCCTATTGCGTGTTCATTTTCAGATGCAAATACACATCAATTGGTTGAAACAGAATTTGTAAATACGTCATTTGTAGAGCCCTTGTATGTAAAAGTAAACAGAGAGAATAGTGTCTATGAACCGGATGCATCGAGCAACAATTATCGTTCTAGCGCCAATATTGTTTTAAATTTCTTTAAGGATAGAGAAAAGACTAAACCTGCTTATCCCTACACTGACATCTATTTTGAGGTGCAAAAAAATGAGAATAAATGTATCTATACGCCCAATCAAAACAATTGGCCTGAAATTTTGATGGATTGCGAGAGTAGTTCCGATCTCTTAAAAATAAGAAATATTAATCTTTCAAACAGACTGGTTGTGGGAACCGAATTCTCCTCTTATGAAAGTAATGGCCCCGAACCCATGCCGGATGAACCCAGACGATATTGGGAAGCAACAGATTATCAATTAAATTATAACTTAAGGTCAAGTCCATTTTTTATTACTATCTATTAAATTAAATATATAATTATGAAACAGATTTTTAAATTAATTTATGCTGTACCAATTCTCCTTTATTCATGTAATAAGGAAGGAGCAAATCATCTTGATACAGCTCATGTAACCCAAGAAAGGGTTGCCAAAAAAGACAAAGGTCAATGGGATAAAGTTTATACCATTAAAGATGGGAAAGAAATTGATATAACTGCTTCAGCAAATTCTAAACTTCGTGCTTCTGCAAGTACTGCTAATGTCGAACAATTTTATGAGATAGCAACATTAGCCCCCAATTACATATTTTTAGGCTCAGTACTTAGTGCACAATCAATCAATAGCGGTTTGTATGAACCTGTAGGTTATACCAGTTTATTAAAGCCGAAGGTTACGGCTTCATTTTCACTGCCAGTACGGTCGAAGGAGATTTCTCCAACTCGTTCAGGTCTAAATAATGCGGTTATTGATGCTATCGGAGATAAAGATTTCAGCGGAAGACAATCACAGGTCTTTACATACAAAATGAAACAGATAGATTACTATAAAGAAGCTAAGCTTGCTTTTGGAGCTAATATAAATATCGCCTCTGTTTTTTCAATGAGTGCATCAGTCGCCAGCGGCAAAATTCTGCAAACCTCTGCGTTAGTCTGTGATTTTAGCCAGACTTATTTTAATGTATCAATGGATATACCAGATGACGGAAATATTTTTAAAGATGAGCCAACCAGACAGGGATTTTTAGCAAAGAATCCGGTGTATGTTAATTCAGTTAACTATGGGCGCAAAGGAATAATTCTAGTAGAATCATCAGTAAATTACAGTGAGTTATCTGTAGCTGTGCGCGCGGCGTTTACAGCAGGTATAGTAAATGGTTCTGTATCCTTAGATGCAAATACAAAAAAGATTCTATCCGAAGCTCAGATCACGATCTGTATCATAGGAGGAAGTGGCCAAGATGCTGTCCGTACGGTTAAAGGGTTTGATGAATTTCAGAACTTCATTATAAATGGTGGAGTCTATACTACGGATGTGTATGGCGTTCCTATTTCTTTTGGCGGTGCATATGCGTCGACAAACGGAATGTTCCAGACAGAATTCGAACTGTAATAAAAATATAAAGTGTTGTATAGCCACGCCGTGAGACGTGGCTTTTTTACGTCAAAAGGGCTTGATTCTCATCAGACCCTTTCTTTTAGCGTTTATTTGTACAGTAATTTTTATGTTTCCTATCGTTTCCTCTTTTTTGTCTCGTCATCCGA encodes the following:
- a CDS encoding phospholipase D-like domain-containing protein, with the translated sequence MNTDQLIQDTLSDSRVIYERVRQELSKARSEVLIAMAWFTDNELFATVQGCLDRHVKVSIIISDQPDNEKLDFSLLEKQGAEVTKVKNVGWRIMNQKFCVIDQSVAITGSYNWSNNSKSNNHVSVIVTNYPKTISELTETFHGIRTRAIRINNGESLEDIISSEKLEIPMQTKLENQTSRYKVSSDRDLNFQQQSLKEFKDVLDNIIASEVGAFDKDLVKQSGYNRAKENNGDHQILHQAMDSLYSNFINEIEVIAEKKERLKVRIDEQQKVSTTNMEFKTEQVVEKIKTNTTFDQQNLDSDINILTTKIEEKRLQISSSNNTKIPFLESKIVALKQKIRELEVEFVKPSVNKPVMAILIATTLLLALYIFVFYSSVAYIFVFSKEDINKMILMGAANIESPEVFNPHAISKIGQKGLGGILFLFLFVAIPLALGMYKVFKDLFDSKEKVETSNRSIWQKIKGGFIDNLGIILIVVVDIFIAFKVSKNINDIELLTNQTDQHLTLSTVFRDSNFWLVFILGALGVFLFGFFFEKLLAQINERNLSFQQQKTKHIVQSHQAEIEEYQEQINTIQLDNDALQSELFALQVNKEEKITQVQQLPIQQNERVGSLQHQLLTFKERISNIGQIYKSQIDNDKLPISKAEMENRVNIYMEGWSKYLYEVYAILKAENKTREAVGECEAWLSNLGLQSDIKHELLEDLTAFNN
- a CDS encoding thermonuclease family protein; protein product: MKKWVNIMIKLGVIALFFLIVFLMSCSHAERTFRSVGFLEKTNLPYIEEVRVYKVVDGDTFWVRNRQGNKVKIRLIGIDAPEDRNAFHKKKHPFGIVSKRYLDSLILDKNIRLEYDVDSLDRYGRTLAYAYLHDVFVNENMIKNGYALLMTVPPNVRYASQLVEGQNHARLNRLGLWNSDAVHNLY
- a CDS encoding SatD family protein, which encodes MKQFILMSDIIGSSNHNQELLIERFKQCTSYINKKYIDHLISPLTITLGDEFQGIIANLKSSIDVIIDLEEFIINNNFSLKLRYVLIYGEIETNINNHIAFEMLGKGLTKARKLLNNNKSKEERFYIDIDNANCNTIINNSFEIYQNIVDKWKLEKDYQLISSFLKNYDYKIVAEHLNKNRSLIWKREKTLNISSYFAVKEILNVAKNLNYEYCL
- a CDS encoding nuclear transport factor 2 family protein produces the protein MAAEGPRAKATKANVNLSTADLALDHYVAVKTEGESTGVEQLFAEDFNQKIQATNAQTHGREALIKLLKKQKGEKLNCTVSTDIIEKSSDYMVAKVTLKFENFTKTDLVTLERAGNDWKVSKSINSYK
- a CDS encoding thiol-activated cytolysin family protein, translated to MIKYITLLLFLGTGFPKIALGQDQKSTVITVKSPEELYVGAVLEQHTINSPIPPVLNVILDNIIVNFGGLNVKSKVIKTEKTSFYKAIEEALQGKRSDNRRFSFDIKELNGYNDVSFYFGQQIDLASWFSITETAKKPRTLLAINMEKIAFTVDMDLPAEGTFNTNKELLNKYDINDLIYINTLSFGRKAVVIVESDLASTLVKEALSAQLKGNKLADKQRAVLANCNYHVAFLGGRHTDLDFSAGPLLQQLINYIDTTLDVNNYGDPISYKAAYLKNHQIFYNSY
- a CDS encoding thiol-activated cytolysin family protein, which gives rise to MKVFRTFCGALIFFIIASCNKDNLSIHTENSKVPNASVRKPYQIKIDSSYAYQGDSLYKVMAREYSSRSESNVKNNQSNTLFVKKATIAGMTPEDEAFFSKRHTVKSTEAMLYQGKNFIFPGAILEGNSISKQVYNPIFLANRTPITVSMSLTHTTPKPTSRIITNPTYSKLDDYVKEMAVGGSFNQNEKFMFQYRRFTFYDEIKEAFGTDVNTQRLFSSKSENSTTESHKILQSTGLYVKFFQGSFTVNMDIAPLADQPIQGTSGEPPVYVNSVTYGRMGILVIETDKEYQFAETCIRKEFDRIFYNKTETLTTEERKFFDETSFKVLIMGADSDYTVQTFKGYSYFLNLIYNSKFTETSFGVPIACSFSDANTHQLVETEFVNTSFVEPLYVKVNRENSVYEPDASSNNYRSSANIVLNFFKDREKTKPAYPYTDIYFEVQKNENKCIYTPNQNNWPEILMDCESSSDLLKIRNINLSNRLVVGTEFSSYESNGPEPMPDEPRRYWEATDYQLNYNLRSSPFFITIY
- a CDS encoding thiol-activated cytolysin family protein, giving the protein MKQIFKLIYAVPILLYSCNKEGANHLDTAHVTQERVAKKDKGQWDKVYTIKDGKEIDITASANSKLRASASTANVEQFYEIATLAPNYIFLGSVLSAQSINSGLYEPVGYTSLLKPKVTASFSLPVRSKEISPTRSGLNNAVIDAIGDKDFSGRQSQVFTYKMKQIDYYKEAKLAFGANINIASVFSMSASVASGKILQTSALVCDFSQTYFNVSMDIPDDGNIFKDEPTRQGFLAKNPVYVNSVNYGRKGIILVESSVNYSELSVAVRAAFTAGIVNGSVSLDANTKKILSEAQITICIIGGSGQDAVRTVKGFDEFQNFIINGGVYTTDVYGVPISFGGAYASTNGMFQTEFEL